Below is a window of Leuconostoc gasicomitatum LMG 18811 DNA.
TCTGATCAGCAAGCTGATGTGCAAATTATTAATACCTATAAAAACTTGGTTACCTCAAGCAATGTTTTGGGGGATGTATCAAATACCTTAAAGAAACCAGATCGCATTGTTGTGCAAAAATATCAACCGGCAGTATTTGACACACTTGCTGATGGTACCCGTCGACTTATCACACCAGAACAAAAAGAAGTGACGCGCGCATCATCGCAAAAGAAATATAATCTCACAGTTGATGACCTGAAAAAGATGGTTTCTATTAGTAATCAACAGAATTCACAAGTATTTGCTATCAATGTGAAGTCAAACGATCCAAAGCAAGCCGCATTGGTGGCTAATACTGTTGCTGACTCATTTAGAGATAAGATTGGTCATTTTATGAAAATCAATAATGTCTCTATTATTGATTCAGCGAAAACACCTGATAGTCCAGTTGGTCCAAATAAAAAACTGTTTACTTTAGCCGGTCTTGTGATTTTGGGAGGTCTAACATTTTTGATTGCATTAGTTCGTGAGTTGTCAGATACAACAGTTAAGTCACCAGATGAGGTGACAGAACTATTTGGCATGACTAACTTAGGTGTCATTGGCCATATTAAGGCTATGAAGCATTTTGATGTGGCATATATGCAGGCAGAGAATCGTTCTACTGGTAATCACTCACGCTCACGTGTGAGTCGCTTAAATAGAGAGTGATAGAGGAGACACACAGTTATGGCTTTTTTTAAAAAACGATCACAAACTGGACGCGATAGATTATCAACTGAAACAATGACTAAGGGTGCACGTTTAATTACTGCAGCAGAGCCTAAAAATCCAGTTTCAGAACAGTTTCGAACATTGCGAACAAACATTGAATTTGCATCTGTTGCCAAGGGGGATGTCAAGACACTACTTATTTCATCCGCACTGCCATCAGAGGGTAAGTCAACTATTACAGCTAAT
It encodes the following:
- a CDS encoding YveK family protein; the encoded protein is MNNVLELRQLWDIIRKYFFMLVLMAIIGGAVGFGIAKFFIAPTYIASTSMLVNRTTDNAQTTANLSDQQADVQIINTYKNLVTSSNVLGDVSNTLKKPDRIVVQKYQPAVFDTLADGTRRLITPEQKEVTRASSQKKYNLTVDDLKKMVSISNQQNSQVFAINVKSNDPKQAALVANTVADSFRDKIGHFMKINNVSIIDSAKTPDSPVGPNKKLFTLAGLVILGGLTFLIALVRELSDTTVKSPDEVTELFGMTNLGVIGHIKAMKHFDVAYMQAENRSTGNHSRSRVSRLNRE